One window of Robiginitalea biformata HTCC2501 genomic DNA carries:
- a CDS encoding glycosyltransferase family 4 protein, whose product MKIDFLITKMSDGGAQRVVSLLANYLADRDHEVRIITFRDGDHYPLHEKVKRIKMHQKPLIDSVVFSGFFSLLSFYRKKSNRPDVMSSHIDLLGYMTIPIARIFNIKIIVSEHNNHLSRYTYQERFLWKFLYPMASAVTVLTQFDLPYFQKKNRRTVVMPNPYSFQVASRVSLSDERKKEVMAIGNLNRVHHKGFDNLMDIVKEISSMHPEWKFVIVGAGNGGRPQLEARIKELGISDYVTLMGFRKDIKELLSRTGIYILPSRFEGLPMTLLEAMSQGVPCIAYDCISGPGDIIRDGETGLLIENQNMDEMIKGLSQLIQSPELRDKFSQNAPGSLEKYSIEKVGAKWENLIEQIT is encoded by the coding sequence ATGAAGATCGACTTTCTCATTACCAAAATGAGTGACGGGGGTGCCCAGCGTGTCGTAAGCCTCCTGGCAAATTATCTTGCCGACAGGGACCACGAGGTTCGGATAATCACATTCCGGGATGGCGATCATTATCCTCTCCACGAAAAGGTGAAACGCATTAAAATGCACCAGAAACCGCTGATCGACTCGGTAGTATTCAGTGGTTTTTTCAGTTTATTGTCCTTTTACCGCAAGAAGAGCAATCGACCCGACGTAATGAGTTCGCACATAGACCTCCTGGGGTACATGACCATTCCCATTGCCCGGATATTCAATATTAAAATCATCGTTTCCGAACACAATAATCATTTATCCCGATATACCTATCAGGAAAGGTTTCTCTGGAAGTTTTTATATCCTATGGCCAGCGCAGTTACCGTGCTCACCCAGTTTGACTTACCCTATTTCCAGAAGAAGAATCGCAGGACGGTGGTGATGCCCAACCCGTATTCCTTTCAGGTCGCATCCCGGGTATCCCTGTCCGACGAACGAAAAAAAGAGGTGATGGCTATCGGAAACCTCAATCGGGTGCATCACAAGGGCTTTGACAACCTGATGGATATAGTCAAAGAAATTTCATCGATGCATCCCGAATGGAAATTTGTCATTGTCGGGGCCGGAAACGGGGGTCGGCCTCAATTGGAAGCGCGAATAAAGGAATTGGGCATCTCGGATTATGTAACCTTAATGGGTTTTCGCAAGGATATCAAAGAGTTGCTGAGCCGCACAGGCATTTATATTCTGCCGTCCCGATTCGAAGGACTTCCGATGACGCTCCTTGAAGCGATGTCCCAGGGAGTTCCCTGTATTGCCTATGATTGTATTTCCGGCCCCGGAGATATCATCCGCGATGGCGAAACCGGCCTGCTCATTGAGAATCAGAATATGGATGAAATGATCAAAGGATTATCACAATTAATCCAAAGTCCCGAACTTCGTGACAAATTTTCCCAAAATGCACCGGGGTCACTGGAGAAGTATTCAATAGAGAAGGTTGGTGCTAAATGGGAAAATTTAATTGAACAGATTACTTAA